A DNA window from Theobroma cacao cultivar B97-61/B2 chromosome 5, Criollo_cocoa_genome_V2, whole genome shotgun sequence contains the following coding sequences:
- the LOC18597502 gene encoding pyruvate decarboxylase 1 — protein MDTKIGSVDICKPTSNDIGSPPNGIVATIQGSVSPTVINSSEATLGRHLARRLVQVGVTDVFSVPGDFNLTLLDHLIAEPELKLIGCCNELNAGYAADGYARSRGVGACVVTFTVGGLSVLNAIAGAYSENLPLICIVGGPNSNDFGTNRILHHTIGLPDFSQELRCFQTVTCYQAVVNNLEDAHELIDAAISTALKESKPVYISISCNLAAIPHATFSREPVAFSLCPKLSNKMGLEAAVEATAEFLNKAVKPVLVGGPKLRVAKACEAFVNLADASGYALAVMPSAKGLVPEHHPRFIGTYWGAVSTAFCAEIVESADAYLFAGPIFSDHSSVGYSLLLKKEKAIIVQPDRVVIASGPAFGCVSMKDFLGALAKRLKHNNTAYENYHRIFVTEGHPLKASPREPLRVNILFRHIQNLLSSETAVIVETGDSWFNCQKLKLPGGCGYEFQMQYGSIGWSVGATLGYAQAVPEKRVIACIGDGSFQVTAQDVSTMLRCGQNTIIFLINNGGYTIEGQIHDGPYNVIKNWDYTALVDAIHNGEGNCWTTKVFCEEELIEAIDMAIGAKKDCLCFIEVIVHKDDTSKDVLEFGTRVSIVNSRPPNSQ, from the exons ATGGATACTAAGATTGGGTCAGTTGATATATGTAAACCAACTTCCAACGACATTGGGAGCCCACCCAACGGCATTGTTGCTACCATTCAAGGCTCTGTTTCCCCGACCGTCATCAACTCCTCTGAGGCCACTCTGGGTCGCCACTTGGCTAGACGGCTCGTCCAGGTTGGTGTGACCGATGTTTTCTCTGTTCCGGGGGATTTTAACTTGACTCTGCTGGACCATTTAATAGCTGAGCCGGAGCTTAAGCTGATCGGCTGCTGTAATGAACTTAACGCTGGATACGCCGCTGACGGTTACGCCAGGTCACGTGGCGTTGGTGCTTGCGTTGTGACGTTTACCGTCGGTGGGCTCAGCGTTTTGAACGCGATCGCTGGTGCTTATAGTGAGAATCTGCCTCTTATTTGCATTGTGGGCGGACCAAACTCCAACGATTTTGGAACTAATAGGATTCTTCATCACACTATTGGGTTACCTGATTTTAGCCAAGAGCTTAGATGTTTCCAGACTGTTACTTGCTATCAG GCTGTGGTGAATAACTTGGAGGATGCTCATGAATTGATCGATGCAGCAATTTCAACTGCTTTGAAAGAAAGCAAGCCTGTTTATATCAGCATCAGCTGCAACTTGGCTGCAATTCCTCACGCCACTTTTAGCCGAGAGCCTGTTGCATTCTCACTCTGCccaaa ATTGAGTAATAAGATGGGTTTAGAGGCGGCCGTGGAGGCAACAGCAGAGTTCTTGAACAAGGCGGTGAAACCTGTTTTAGTAGGTGGACCAAAGCTGCGTGTTGCGAAGGCATGCGAGGCCTTTGTTAACTTGGCTGACGCTAGTGGTTATGCTTTGGCGGTGATGCCATCAGCTAAAGGGCTGGTGCCTGAGCATCATCCTCGTTTCATTGGGACCTATTGGGGTGCTGTTAGCACTGCTTTTTGTGCTGAGATCGTTGAATCTGCCGATGCTTACTTGTTTGCTGGACCTATTTTCAGTGACCATAGCTCTGTTGGCTACTCTCTGCTTCTTAAGAAAGAGAAGGCAATTATTGTGCAGCCTGATCGAGTAGTGATTGCTAGTGGGCCTGCGTTTGGGTGTGTTTCGATGAAAGATTTCCTTGGAGCTCTTGCCAAGAGGCTCAAGCACAATAATACTGCTTATGAGAATTACCACAGGATTTTTGTTACTGAAGGGCATCCTTTGAAGGCATCACCTAGAGAGCCCTTGAGGGTTAATATTCTGTTTCGACATATACAGAATTTGCTCTCTAGTGAAACTGCAGTGATTGTCGAAACAGGGGATTCTTGGTTTAACTGCCAGAAACTGAAGTTGCCTGGGGGATGTGG GTATGAATTCCAAATGCAGTATGGATCGATTGGGTGGTCAGTTGGTGCCACTCTTGGGTATGCACAGGCTGTTCCAGAGAAACGTGTCATTGCTTGCATTGGCGATGGTAGTTTCCAG GTTACCGCACAAGATGTGTCAACAATGCTGCGATGTGGACAAAATACCATAATCTTCTTGATAAACAATGGTGGATACACCATTGAAGGTCAGATTCACGATGGACCATACAATGTGATCAAGAACTGGGACTATACCGCCTTGGTCGATGCAATTCACAATGGTGAAGGAAACTGCTGGACAACCAAG GTCTTTTGCGAGGAAGAGCTCATCGAAGCAATTGATATGGCAATAGGAGCCAAGAAGGACTGCTTATGCTTCATTGAGGTGATAGTTCACAAGGATGATACTAGCAAAGATGTCTTGGAATTCGGCACCAGGGTCTCTATTGTCAACAGCCGTCCACCAAATTCTCAGTAA
- the LOC18597501 gene encoding pyruvate decarboxylase 2 produces MDTKIGSLDVCKPSSTDVGSPPNGTVATIQGSVSPTVINSCEATLGRHLARRLVQVGVTDVFSVPGDFNLTLLDHLIAEPELNLIGCCNELNAGYAADGYARSRGVGACVVTFTVGGLSVLNAIAGAYSENLPLICIVGGPNSNDYGTNRVLHHTIGLPDFSQELRCFQTVTCYQAVVNNLEDAHELIDTAVSTALKESKPVYISISCNLAAIPHPTFSSEPVPFSLSPKLSNKMGLEAAVEATAEFLNKAVKPVLVGGPKLRVAKACEAFVELADASGYALAVMPSAKGLIPEQHPHFIGTYWGAVSTAFCAEIVESADAYLFAGPIFNDYSSVGYSLLLKKEKAIIVQPDRVVIANGPAFGCVLMKDFLRALAKRVKHNNTAYENYHRIFVPEGHPLKASPREPLRVNVLFQHIQNLLSSDTAVIAETGDSWFNCQKLKLPRGCGYEFQMQYGSIGWSVGATLGYAQAVPEKRVIACIGDGSFQVTAQDVSTMLRCGQNTIIFLINNGGYTIEVEIHDGPYNVIKNWNYTALVDAIHNGEGNCWTTKVFCEEELIEAIEMATGAKKDCLCFIEVIVHKDDTSKELLEWGSRVSAANSRPPNPQ; encoded by the exons ATGGATACTAAGATTGGTTCACTCGATGTGTGTAAACCGAGTTCCACCGACGTTGGGAGTCCACCCAACGGCACTGTTGCTACCATTCAGGGCTCCGTGTCCCCCACCGTCATCAACTCCTGTGAAGCCACTCTGGGTCGCCACTTGGCTAGACGGCTCGTTCAGGTTGGTGTGACCGATGTTTTCTCTGTTCCGGGGGATTTTAACTTGACTCTGCTTGACCATTTGATAGCTGAGCCGGAGCTTAACCTGATCGGCTGCTGTAATGAACTTAACGCTGGATACGCCGCTGATGGTTATGCCAGGTCACGTGGCGTTGGTGCTTGCGTTGTGACGTTTACCGTCGGTGGGCTCAGCGTTTTGAACGCGATCGCTGGTGCTTATAGTGAGAATCTGCCTCTTATTTGCATTGTGGGCGGACCGAACTCCAATGATTATGGAACTAACAGGGTTCTTCATCACACTATTGGGTTACCTGATTTTAGCCAAGAGCTTAGATGTTTCCAGACTGTTACTTGCTATCAG GCTGTTGTGAATAACTTGGAGGATGCTCATGAATTGATCGATACTGCAGTTTCAACTGCTTTGAAAGAAAGCAAGCCTGTTTATATCAGCATCAGCTGCAACTTGGCTGCAATTCCTCACCCTACTTTTAGCAGCGAGCCTGTTCCGTTCTCACTCTCTCCAAa ATTGAGTAATAAGATGGGTTTAGAGGCGGCCGTAGAGGCAACAGCAGAGTTCTTGAACAAGGCGGTGAAACCTGTTTTAGTAGGTGGACCAAAGCTGCGTGTTGCGAAGGCATGCGAGGCCTTTGTTGAGTTGGCTGATGCTAGCGGTTATGCTTTGGCGGTGATGCCATCAGCTAAAGGACTGATCCCTGAGCAACATCCTCATTTCATTGGGACTTATTGGGGTGCTGTTAGCACTGCTTTTTGTGCTGAGATCGTTGAATCTGCTGATGCTTACTTGTTTGCTGGACCGATTTTCAATGACTATAGCTCTGTTGGCTACTCTCTGCTTCTTAAGAAAGAGAAGGCAATTATTGTGCAGCCTGATCGGGTGGTGATTGCTAATGGGCCTGCGTTTGGATGTGTTTTGATGAAAGATTTCCTTAGAGCTCTTGCCAAGAGGGTCAAGCACAATAATACTGCTTATGAGAATTACCACAGGATTTTTGTTCCTGAGGGGCATCCTTTGAAGGCATCACCTAGAGAGCCCTTGAGGGTTAATGTTCTGTTTCAACATATACAGAATTTGCTCTCTAGTGATACTGCAGTGATTGCTGAAACAGGAGATTCTTGGTTTAACTGCCAGAAACTGAAGTTGCCTAGGGGATGTGG GTATGAATTCCAAATGCAGTATGGATCGATTGGGTGGTCAGTTGGTGCCACTCTTGGGTATGCACAGGCTGTTCCAGAGAAACGTGTCATTGCTTGCATTGGCGATGGTAGTTTCCAG GTTACCGCACAAGATGTATCAACAATGCTGCGATGTGGACAAAATACCATAATCTTCCTGATAAACAATGGTGGATACACCATTGAAGTTGAGATTCATGATGGACCATACAATGTGATCAAGAACTGGAACTACACCGCCTTGGTCGATGCAATTCACAATGGTGAAGGCAACTGCTGGACAACCAAG GTCTTTTGCGAGGAAGAGCTCATTGAAGCTATTGAGATGGCAACAGGAGCCAAGAAGGACTGCTTATGTTTCATTGAGGTGATAGTTCACAAGGATGATACTAGCAAAGAACTGTTGGAATGGGGCTCCAGGGTCTCCGCTGCTAACAGCCGTCCCCCAAATCCTCAGTGA
- the LOC18597500 gene encoding transcription factor bHLH140 codes for MEMDIDGACKPKEKEGEEEKEKGKPIVAMLVGAPGSGKSTFCDNVMRASSRPWVRICQDTINNGKAGTKLQCLNSAAASLKGGKSVFIDRCNLDKEQRLDFVKLGGPQVEVHAVVLDLPAKLCISRIVKRTGHEGNLQGGKAAAVVNRMLQNKELPNLSEGFSRITFCQNEADVQAAVNTYTALGSLDILPHGCFGQKNPNAKTQLSILKFLKRPHETNSQDSEPSQLSKGKGPCSKSQETVSSLSGAASQKIKVSEDPVAGFISQHDDDFPTLAFPSISTADFQFNLEKASNIIVEKVEEFIDKLGNARLVLVDLTHGSKILSSVRAKAGEKNIDSKRFFTFVGDITQLYSKGGLRCNVIANAANWRLKPGGGGVNAAIFNAGGPALEAATTDRAKSLLPGNALVVPLPSISPLYSKEGVTHVIHVLGPNMNPHRPNCLDNDYTKGCKVLRDAYSSLFEGFLSIAKTQVKFPSRSSQSIQLELSISEDKTENILRNHFSHSDQEIKEYGNYESDRSKQCKESENEVVVVMGKEQEMVLSLSGAASEKIKVIEEPAASSISQRGFDVPTLAFPSISTADFKFNLEKASNIIVEKIEEFMDRLGNARLVLVDLTHRSEILSLVRAKAAQKNIDSKSFFTFVGDITRLNSEGGLHCNVIANAANWRLKPGGGGVNAAIFNAGGSGLEAATKNQAMSLLPGTAVVVPLPSISPLSIREGVTHVIHVLGPNMNPERPNCLDDDYIKGCKILQDAYSSLFEGFLSIAKTQAKFPKRSSKSILSEPSVPEDKIIGTMTKTWAPWVQSLYNIAMQPEKYKDEVLEASDDVVVLNDKYPKAKQHLLVLARFEGLDCLADARKEHLQLLTTMHAMGLKWAEKFLHEDAALVFRLGYHSVPSMRQLHLHVISQDFDSKHLKNKKHWNSFNAAFFRDSLDVIEEVSNHGKATLQDDNRLMSMELRCHRCRSAHPNMARLKSHISNCQAPFPAALQENGRLVLAQSNSGCDP; via the exons ATGGAAATGGACATCGATGGCGCCTGTAAACCCAAAG agaaagaaggtgaagaagagaaggaaaagGGGAAGCCGATCGTGGCAATGTTGGTGGGCGCACCAGGAAGTGGCAAGTCCACTTTTTGCGACAACGTCATGCGAGCTTCTTCACGTCCCTGGGTTCGCATCTGCCAg GATACAATCAATAACGGCAAGGCTGGGACAAAGCTGCAGTGCTTAAATAGTGCAGCTGCTTCACTCAAGGGGGGCAAGAGTGTGTTCATTGATAGATGCAACTTAGATAAAGAGCAGCGCCTGGATTTTGTGAAGCTTGGTGGTCCGCAAGTAGAGGTGCATGCTGTGGTGCTTGACCTCCCTGCCAAGCTTTGTATATCTCGCATAGTTAAACGTACTGGGCATGAGGGAAATCTTCAAGGTGGAAAAGCTGCAGCAGTTGTGAATAGGATGTTGCAAAACAAAGAATTGCCCAATTTGAGTGAAGGGTTCTCTCGAATCACATTTTGCCAGAATGAGGCCGATGTTCAAGCTGCTGTTAACACCTACACTGCACTCGGCTCTTTGGACATCCTTCCACATGGTTGTTTTGGTCAGAAGAATCCTAATGCCAAAACTCAACTTAGCATATTGAAGTTCTTAAAGAGACCGCATGAAACAAATAGTCAGGATTCTGAGCCTTCTCAACTTAGTAAGGGTAAGGGTCCCTGCAGCAAATCACAAGAAACTGTTTCATCGTTGTCAGGTGCAGCTAGTCAGAAGATAAAGGTCAGTGAAGACCCGGTGGCAGGTTTTATTAGTCagcatgatgatgattttcCTACTTTGGCATTTCCGTCTATTTCTACAGCAGATTTCCAATTCAACCTTGAGAAAGCGTCTAACATTATTGTTGAGAAAGTAGAGGAATTCATTGATAAACTTGGTAATGCCAGGCTTGTTTTAGTGGACTTGACTCATGGATCAAAGATTTTGTCCTCGGTTAGGGCTAAAGCCGGAGAAAAGAACATTGACTCCAAAAGGTTCTTCACATTTGTAGGAGATATAACTCAATTGTATTCAAAGGGAGGTTTGCGCTGCAATGTAATAGCTAATGCTGCCAACTG GCGCCTGAAACCTGGAGGCGGTGGGGTAAATGCTGCAATTTTCAATGCTGGTGGTCCTGCTCTAGAGGCTGCAACCACGGATCGGGCTAAATCTCTTCTCCCAGGGAATGCCTTGGTTGTTCctcttccttcaatttctccTCTGTATAGCAAGGAAGGGGTGACCCATGTGATCCATGTGCTTGGACCAAATATGAACCCACATAGACCAAATTGTCTCGACAATGACTATACCAAAGGCTGCAAAGTTCTTCGAGATGCTTACTCATCACTGTTTGAAGGATTTTTATCTATTGCTAAGACCCAAGTGAAGTTCCCCAGTAGAAGCAGTCAAAGTATTCAGCTAGAGCTTTCAATATCAGAAGATAAAACTGAGAATATTCTTAGAAATCATTTTTCACATAGTGATCAAGAGATTAAAGAATATGGCAACTATGAATCTGACAGAAGTAAGCAATGCAAGGAATCTGAAAATGAAGTTGTTGTTGTCATGGGCAAAGAACAAGAAATGGTTTTATCATTGTCAGGTGCAGCTAGTGAGAAGATAAAAGTGATTGAAGAGCCAGCGGCAAGTTCTATTAGTCAGCGTGGTTTTGATGTTCCCACTCTGGCATTTCCATCAATATCTACAGCAGATTTCAAATTTAACCTTGAGAAGGCGTCTAATATTATTGTTGAGAAAATAGAGGAATTCATGGATAGGCTTGGTAATGCCAGGCTTGTTTTAGTGGATTTGACTCATCGATCAGAGATTTTGTCCTTGGTAAGGGCTAAAGCTGCACAAAAGAACATTGACTCCAAAAGCTTCTTCACATTTGTAGGAGATATAACTCGACTTAATTCAGAGGGAGGTTTGCACTGCAATGTAATAGCTAATGCTGCCAACTG GCGCCTGAAACCTGGAGGTGGAGGTGTGAATGCTGCAATCTTCAATGCCGGTGGTTCAGGTTTAGAGGCTGCGACCAAGAATCAGGCTATGTCTCTTCTTCCAGGGACTGCTGTGGTTGTACCccttccttcaatttctccCTTGTCTATTAGGGAAGGGGTGACCCATGTAATACATGTTCTTGGACCAAATATGAACCCAGAGAGACCAAATTGCCTTGATGATGACTATATCAAAGGCTGCAAAATTCTTCAAGACGCTTACTCATCACTCTTTGAAGGGTTTTTATCTATAGCTAAGACCCAAGCGAAGTTTCCCAAGAGAAGCAGTAAAAGTATTCTGTCAGAGCCTTCAGTACCAGAAGATAAGATTATCGGAACTATGACTAAAACCTGGGCCCCTTGGGTTCAATCTCTATATAACATTGCAATGCAGCCAGAGAAGTATAAGGATGAAGTGCTGGAGGCATCAGATGATGTTGTTGTATTGAATGATAAGTATCCAAAG GCAAAACAGCATCTTTTGGTGTTGGCAAGATTTGAAGGTCTTGATTGCTTGGCAGATGCACGTAAAGAGCACCTTCAGTTGTTAACGACAATGCATGCTATGGGTTTGAAGTGGGCTGAGAAATTCTTGCATGAAGATGCAGCATTGGTCTTCCGCCTTGGATATCACTCG GTCCCTTCAATGCGACAACTGCACCTGCATGTTATTAGCCAAGATTTTGACTCCAAACATCTCAAGAATAAGAAGCATTGGAACTCTTTCAATGCCGCCTTTTTCCGTGATTCTTTAGATGTGATTGAAGAAGTTAGTAATCATGGAAAAGCAACGTTACAAGATGATAACAGACTGATGTCAATGGAGTTGCGTTGCCACAGGTGTAGAAGTGCACACCCTAACATGGCCAGACTAAAATCTCATATCAGCAACTGCCAAGCTCCTTTCCCTGCTGCCCTACAGGAAAATGGCCGTCTAGTGCTTGCGCAAAGTAACTCTGGCTGTGACCCCTAG